From the Solanum stenotomum isolate F172 chromosome 4, ASM1918654v1, whole genome shotgun sequence genome, one window contains:
- the LOC125862611 gene encoding 40S ribosomal protein S11 isoform X1 → MAEQTEKAFLKQPGVFLSSKKTGKGKRPGKGGNRYFKSIGLGFKTPREATEGTYIDKKCPFTGNVSIRGRILAGTCHSAKMNRTIIVRRNYLHYVKKYQRYEKRHSNIPAHISPCFRVKEGDHVTIGQCRPLSKTVRFNVLKVIPAGSGGGGKKAFTGM, encoded by the exons ATGGCGGAGCAGACGGAGAAGGCGTTTTTGAAGCAGCCAGGTGTGTTTCTAAG CTCTAAGAAGACCGGGAAGGGAAAGAGGCCAGGAAAGGGAGGCAATCGATACTTTAAGAGTATCGGGTTAGGATTCAAGACTCCTCGTGAGGCTACTGAAG GTACGTATATTGACAAGAAATGCCCATTTACTGGCAATGTTTCTATCCGAGGTCGTATCCTTGCTGGTACATGCCACAGTGCTAAGATGAACAGAACCATCATCGTTCGACGCAATTACCTACATTATGTCAAGAAGTATCAAAG ATATGAGAAGAGGCACTCCAATATTCCAGCTCACATATCACCGTGCTTCCGTGTGAAAGAGGGAGATCATGTTACTATTGGACAGTGCAG GCCTTTATCCAAAACCGTTAGGTTCAATGTCTTGAAGGTGATTCCAGCTGGTTCTGGTGGTGGCGGGAAAAAGGCTTTCACCGGGATGTAA
- the LOC125862611 gene encoding 40S ribosomal protein S11 isoform X2, with product MAEQTEKAFLKQPGVFLSSKKTGKGKRPGKGGNRYFKSIGLGFKTPREATEGTYIDKKCPFTGNVSIRGRILAGTCHSAKMNRTIIVRRNYLHYVKNYFRYEKRHSNIPAHISPCFRVKEGDHVTIGQCRPLSKTVRFNVLKVIPAGSGGGGKKAFTGM from the exons ATGGCGGAGCAGACGGAGAAGGCGTTTTTGAAGCAGCCAGGTGTGTTTCTAAG CTCTAAGAAGACCGGGAAGGGAAAGAGGCCAGGAAAGGGAGGCAATCGATACTTTAAGAGTATCGGGTTAGGATTCAAGACTCCTCGTGAGGCTACTGAAG GTACGTATATTGACAAGAAATGCCCATTTACTGGCAATGTTTCTATCCGAGGTCGTATCCTTGCTGGTACATGCCACAGTGCTAAGATGAACAGAACCATCATCGTTCGACGCAATTACCTACATTATGTCAAGAA TTATTTCAGATATGAGAAGAGGCACTCCAATATTCCAGCTCACATATCACCGTGCTTCCGTGTGAAAGAGGGAGATCATGTTACTATTGGACAGTGCAG GCCTTTATCCAAAACCGTTAGGTTCAATGTCTTGAAGGTGATTCCAGCTGGTTCTGGTGGTGGCGGGAAAAAGGCTTTCACCGGGATGTAA